In one Dermatophagoides farinae isolate YC_2012a chromosome 4, ASM2471394v1, whole genome shotgun sequence genomic region, the following are encoded:
- the LOC124489967 gene encoding uncharacterized protein LOC124489967 isoform X4 — MMIMNEISNENQKKNSVTYLIEINTTTTTMKQNSNTITTNLLDSNIQQQRYRPYLMNDKRMMLSSRISSNNRHRGNYSSAQRSSSSIRMATNTTTNLMAINQQQQQQFNQTNFVQNNNNKQPQQQQQQQIIRTNRQQRRQTQQMPTTTINTSSTGYQQRHLNRQTKFHVQNNLVNIFQTYCSEVKELKDFFEMKFAKLHSMETKINNLLQFIIDDDDDDDGSIDGNGEMNNDETIITDFDKDILDLDEHAQTITMNGDNQIYCIDNDDSMYNVTTFHRHNQKDQSTIIGINNHRKIINQNDNDDGEQNISNNNNMFEPIIDIQIKDDDDDDESNHQEQSIVSIIDNGSTIHSSTSHSTISTPVSVPITIKTIPYQKSDTNSLTILTSPTSSSLNQRQSMMVNNLEPSDSGENSTTTTTTTTRTTALSTPATTSSSSSRKITHNVHSKNEFMQMIERFKEEKTLIRERISSNVFMLRRSPDNSIVGYQCSIDDCTYMHFLRAQVNRHFKNFHSKTCYHCNQRFKKPYELSLHLKELEMDPNHVRYSQQLTSISSQAPSSSSSLLTSADETMENISGYETSDSIPIQPITTTTTTTERITEL; from the exons atgatgataatg AATgaaatttcgaatgaaaatcaaaagaaaaattctgtcACTTACCTTATCGAAATTAATACGACAACCAccacaatgaaacaaaattccaaTACGATTACGACAAATTTATTAGattcaaatattcaacaacaacgctATCGTCCATATCTGATGAACGACAAAAGAATGATGTTATCATCACGAATATCATCGAATAATCGTCACCGAGGAAATTATTCCAGTGCCCAacgctcatcatcatcgattagaATGGCAAcgaatacaacaacaaatttaatggccataaatcaacaacaacaacaacaatttaatcaaacaaattttgtccaaaataataataacaaacaaccacaacaacaacaacaacaacaaatcatacGAACAAATCGTCAACAAAGACGACAAACCCAGCAAAtgcccaccaccaccatcaacacaTCATCAACTGGTTATCAACAACGACATTTGAATCGACAGACAAAATTTCATGTACAGAATAATCTTGTcaacatttttcaaacatattGTTCAGAAGTGAAAGAATTAAAAGACTTtttcgaaatgaaatttgcCAAACTACACTCAATGGAAACAAAGATTAATAATCTTCtgcaattcatcattgatgatgatgatgatgatgatggatcgattgatggtaatggtgaaatgaataatgatgaaacaataatTACGGATTTTGATAAAGATATTTTAGATCTTGATGAACACGcacaaacaataacaatgaatggtgataatcaaatctattgtatcgataatgatgattcaatgtaTAATGTAACAACGTTTCATCGTCATAATCAAAAAGATCAATCAACTATAATAGGtattaataatcatcgaaaaattattaatcaaaatgataatgatgatggtgaacagaatatttcaaataataataatatgttTGAACCGATAATCGACATACAAATcaaagatgatgacgatgatgatgaatctaatcatcaagaacaatcgattgtttcaATAATAGATAATGGATCTACGATTCATTCGTCTACATCTCATTCCACAATATCAACACCGGTATCTGTgccaataacaataaaaacgatTCCATATCAAAAAAGTGACACGAATTCGTTGACAATATTAACATCacctacatcatcatcattaaatcaaCGGCAATCAATGATGGTAAATAATTTGGAACCAAGTGATAGTGGGGAAAACAgcactacaacaacaacaacaacaacaaggacgACGGCTTTATCAACACCAGCCACaacgtcgtcatcatcatcaagaaaaataaCTCATAATGTACAttcgaaaaatgaatttatgcAAATGATTGAACGAtttaaagaagaaaaaacattgatacgTGAACGTATATCATCGAATGTATTCATGTTACGACGATCACCGGATAATTCTATTGTTGGTTATCAATGttcaatcgatgattgtaCATATATGCATTTTCTACGAGCACAGGTTAATCGccatttcaagaattttcattccaaaACATGTTATCATTGTAATCAACGTTTTAAGAAACCATatgaattatcattacatttGAAAGAATTAGAAATGGATCCAAATCACGTACGATATTCACAACAGTTgacatcaatatcatcgcaggcgccatcatcatcttcttcattATTAACATCAGCTGATGAGacaatggaaaatatttCTGGATACGAAACTTCGGATTCTATTCCAATTCaaccaataacaacaacgacaacaacaacggaaaGGATAACAGAACTTTAG
- the LOC124489967 gene encoding putative glutamate receptor isoform X3, protein MKIILIKNVHHTIDNRVKNRLNDFDCPFDLYVNESSDKLDSNVFQQGQKSEYRDRNLLIIFNLSYSIHKKEIQSYLQSLIKVLQILYNECYSCQPYMLAFITANSNFNLTHCLYKSLSELIWKLDRNFRLIVIAGNDSKSMTTTIHLRPIFDGCRMTNSVYIPKTDEDFEKIKTSYLKCNLKQQRLKVVVNDFNPLCYVIRFPNLQLMPYSLDRYFIDLISTKMNFTYDLIDGEQNWGQLIGPDIWKGSIGHIFNGTADIGICGISISYPRALAIHFTSIITTDELGFISQSPAEKTQLWLFMKPFSVLLWLIILISFFAILLTLYLTTKFLDYTHDYGKVPSFASMSMNLYAILLSKSIDTDTREHYQIRIIYLLFILAMIVLSPAYCASFYSLLTIPKYQKPIDTIGDLLQAAQMGFYKIITVPHGAYYDTFVNSPSALTTLHIIGQHLNRSNEKMVDNVVNGIDIVQNDPEGRYIYINSKLILIFLSKLMAKKPLHVGHGSFGADFLAVALARHSPLSNVIDLYIQLTYESGFAYIWFANISRKLSHGQYQSMFQSLLSPSSSSSPSSSSTVVHDGVQLMHVFSIFLLWTFERNQNYSHGFRIIYQN, encoded by the exons atgaaaattattttaattaaaaatgttcatcatacAATCGATAATCGTGTCaagaatcgattgaatgattttgattgtccATTCGATTTGTACGTAAATGAATCGTCAGATAAActtgattcaaatgtttttcaacAAGGACAAAAATCAGAATATCGTGATCgtaatttattgataatttttaatttatcttattccattcataagaaagaaattcaatcatatcTGCAGAGTTTAATAAAAGTTTTACAAATATTATACAATGAATGTTATAGCTGTCAACCATATATGCTCGCTTTTATAACGGCCAATAGCAATTTTAATCTGACTCACTGTTTGTATAAATCATTATCTGAATTAATCTGGAAATTGGACCGGAATTTTCGTCTAATAGTTATCGCTGGCAACGATTCGAAAAGCATGACTACAACCATTCATTTACGACCAATTTTTGATGGGTGTCGAATGACAAATTCTGTGTACATACCAAAAACTGACgaagattttgaaaaaattaaaacatcCTATTTGAAATGTAATcttaaacaacaacgattgaaagttgttgtcaatgat TTTAATCCACTTTGTTATGTAATTAGATTTCCTAATCTTCAATTGATGCCCTATTCATTGGATCGATATTTTATTGATCTTATATCAACGAAAATGAACTTTACCTATGATCTTATTGATGGTGAACAGAATTGGGGTCAACTTATCGGTCCAGATATATGGAAAGGATCTATTGGTCATATTTTTAATGGTACTGCCGATATTGGTATCTGCGGAATTTCGATTTCCTACCCAAGAGCACTAGCGATTCATTTTACATCGATTATAACAACTGATGAATTAGGATTTATATCTCAATCTCCAGCGGAAAAAACTCAATTATGGCTTTTTATGAAGCCTTTTTCAGTGTTATTATGGTTAATAATCTTGATAtcattttttgccattttacTAACACTTTAtttgacaacaaaatttttggatTATACTCACGATTATGGCAAAGTGCCTTCATTTGCATCAATGTCAATGAATCTTTATGCCATATTATTGAGCAAAAGTATCGATACAGATACTCGTGAGCATTATCAAATCAGAATCATTTATTTGCTCTTCATTTTAGCCATGATTGTTTTATCACCCGCTTACTGTGCCTCATTCTATTCATTATTGACAATTCCTAAATATCAAAAACCAATCGATACAATCGGTGATCTATTACAAGCAGCTCAAATGGGCTTTTACAAAATTATTACTGTACCACATGGTGCATATTATGATACATTTGTCAATTCACCAAGTGCTCTAACAACTTTACATATTATTGGTCAACATTTAAATCG aagcaatgaaaaaatggtaGACAATGTTGTGAATGGTATCGATATTGTTCAGAATGATCCTGAAGGTCGTTACATTTATATTAATTccaaattaattttgatatttttatcgaaattgatggccaaaaaaCCATTACATGTTGGTCATGGTTCATTTGGTGCTGATTTTTTAGCCGTAGCGCTTGCTCGACATTCACCATTGAGCAATGTGATTGATCTTTA tataCAACTTACATATGAATCTGGTTTTGCCTATATTTGGTTTGCTAATATCTCAAGAAAGTTATCACATGGTCAATATCAATCCATGTTTCAATCACTTTTATCtccatcatcctcatcatcaccatcatcatcttcaacaGTGGTTCATGATGGTGTACAACTAATGCAtgtattttcaatattcttATTGTGGACCTTTG AAaggaatcaaaattattctcATGGATTTCGTATCATCTATCAAAATTAA
- the LOC124489967 gene encoding putative glutamate receptor isoform X1 yields MKIILIKNVHHTIDNRVKNRLNDFDCPFDLYVNESSDKLDSNVFQQGQKSEYRDRNLLIIFNLSYSIHKKEIQSYLQSLIKVLQILYNECYSCQPYMLAFITANSNFNLTHCLYKSLSELIWKLDRNFRLIVIAGNDSKSMTTTIHLRPIFDGCRMTNSVYIPKTDEDFEKIKTSYLKCNLKQQRLKVVVNDFNPLCYVIRFPNLQLMPYSLDRYFIDLISTKMNFTYDLIDGEQNWGQLIGPDIWKGSIGHIFNGTADIGICGISISYPRALAIHFTSIITTDELGFISQSPAEKTQLWLFMKPFSVLLWLIILISFFAILLTLYLTTKFLDYTHDYGKVPSFASMSMNLYAILLSKSIDTDTREHYQIRIIYLLFILAMIVLSPAYCASFYSLLTIPKYQKPIDTIGDLLQAAQMGFYKIITVPHGAYYDTFVNSPSALTTLHIIGQHLNRSNEKMVDNVVNGIDIVQNDPEGRYIYINSKLILIFLSKLMAKKPLHVGHGSFGADFLAVALARHSPLSNVIDLYIQLTYESGFAYIWFANISRKLSHGQYQSMFQSLLSPSSSSSPSSSSTVVHDGVQLMHVFSIFLLWTFGIICSVLVFSAEILYEKLFKLPHF; encoded by the exons atgaaaattattttaattaaaaatgttcatcatacAATCGATAATCGTGTCaagaatcgattgaatgattttgattgtccATTCGATTTGTACGTAAATGAATCGTCAGATAAActtgattcaaatgtttttcaacAAGGACAAAAATCAGAATATCGTGATCgtaatttattgataatttttaatttatcttattccattcataagaaagaaattcaatcatatcTGCAGAGTTTAATAAAAGTTTTACAAATATTATACAATGAATGTTATAGCTGTCAACCATATATGCTCGCTTTTATAACGGCCAATAGCAATTTTAATCTGACTCACTGTTTGTATAAATCATTATCTGAATTAATCTGGAAATTGGACCGGAATTTTCGTCTAATAGTTATCGCTGGCAACGATTCGAAAAGCATGACTACAACCATTCATTTACGACCAATTTTTGATGGGTGTCGAATGACAAATTCTGTGTACATACCAAAAACTGACgaagattttgaaaaaattaaaacatcCTATTTGAAATGTAATcttaaacaacaacgattgaaagttgttgtcaatgat TTTAATCCACTTTGTTATGTAATTAGATTTCCTAATCTTCAATTGATGCCCTATTCATTGGATCGATATTTTATTGATCTTATATCAACGAAAATGAACTTTACCTATGATCTTATTGATGGTGAACAGAATTGGGGTCAACTTATCGGTCCAGATATATGGAAAGGATCTATTGGTCATATTTTTAATGGTACTGCCGATATTGGTATCTGCGGAATTTCGATTTCCTACCCAAGAGCACTAGCGATTCATTTTACATCGATTATAACAACTGATGAATTAGGATTTATATCTCAATCTCCAGCGGAAAAAACTCAATTATGGCTTTTTATGAAGCCTTTTTCAGTGTTATTATGGTTAATAATCTTGATAtcattttttgccattttacTAACACTTTAtttgacaacaaaatttttggatTATACTCACGATTATGGCAAAGTGCCTTCATTTGCATCAATGTCAATGAATCTTTATGCCATATTATTGAGCAAAAGTATCGATACAGATACTCGTGAGCATTATCAAATCAGAATCATTTATTTGCTCTTCATTTTAGCCATGATTGTTTTATCACCCGCTTACTGTGCCTCATTCTATTCATTATTGACAATTCCTAAATATCAAAAACCAATCGATACAATCGGTGATCTATTACAAGCAGCTCAAATGGGCTTTTACAAAATTATTACTGTACCACATGGTGCATATTATGATACATTTGTCAATTCACCAAGTGCTCTAACAACTTTACATATTATTGGTCAACATTTAAATCG aagcaatgaaaaaatggtaGACAATGTTGTGAATGGTATCGATATTGTTCAGAATGATCCTGAAGGTCGTTACATTTATATTAATTccaaattaattttgatatttttatcgaaattgatggccaaaaaaCCATTACATGTTGGTCATGGTTCATTTGGTGCTGATTTTTTAGCCGTAGCGCTTGCTCGACATTCACCATTGAGCAATGTGATTGATCTTTA tataCAACTTACATATGAATCTGGTTTTGCCTATATTTGGTTTGCTAATATCTCAAGAAAGTTATCACATGGTCAATATCAATCCATGTTTCAATCACTTTTATCtccatcatcctcatcatcaccatcatcatcttcaacaGTGGTTCATGATGGTGTACAACTAATGCAtgtattttcaatattcttATTGTGGACCTTTGGTATCATTTGCTctgttcttgttttttctgcCGAAATTctttatgaaaaattatttaaactTCCTCATTTTTGA
- the LOC124489967 gene encoding putative glutamate receptor isoform X2, translated as MKIILIKNVHHTIDNRVKNRLNDFDCPFDLYVNESSDKLDSNVFQQGQKSEYRDRNLLIIFNLSYSIHKKEIQSYLQSLIKVLQILYNECYSCQPYMLAFITANSNFNLTHCLYKSLSELIWKLDRNFRLIVIAGNDSKSMTTTIHLRPIFDGCRMTNSVYIPKTDEDFEKIKTSYLKCNLKQQRLKVVVNDFNPLCYVIRFPNLQLMPYSLDRYFIDLISTKMNFTYDLIDGEQNWGQLIGPDIWKGSIGHIFNGTADIGICGISISYPRALAIHFTSIITTDELGFISQSPAEKTQLWLFMKPFSVLLWLIILISFFAILLTLYLTTKFLDYTHDYGKVPSFASMSMNLYAILLSKSIDTDTREHYQIRIIYLLFILAMIVLSPAYCASFYSLLTIPKYQKPIDTIGDLLQAAQMGFYKIITVPHGAYYDTFVNSPSALTTLHIIGQHLNRNEKMVDNVVNGIDIVQNDPEGRYIYINSKLILIFLSKLMAKKPLHVGHGSFGADFLAVALARHSPLSNVIDLYIQLTYESGFAYIWFANISRKLSHGQYQSMFQSLLSPSSSSSPSSSSTVVHDGVQLMHVFSIFLLWTFGIICSVLVFSAEILYEKLFKLPHF; from the exons atgaaaattattttaattaaaaatgttcatcatacAATCGATAATCGTGTCaagaatcgattgaatgattttgattgtccATTCGATTTGTACGTAAATGAATCGTCAGATAAActtgattcaaatgtttttcaacAAGGACAAAAATCAGAATATCGTGATCgtaatttattgataatttttaatttatcttattccattcataagaaagaaattcaatcatatcTGCAGAGTTTAATAAAAGTTTTACAAATATTATACAATGAATGTTATAGCTGTCAACCATATATGCTCGCTTTTATAACGGCCAATAGCAATTTTAATCTGACTCACTGTTTGTATAAATCATTATCTGAATTAATCTGGAAATTGGACCGGAATTTTCGTCTAATAGTTATCGCTGGCAACGATTCGAAAAGCATGACTACAACCATTCATTTACGACCAATTTTTGATGGGTGTCGAATGACAAATTCTGTGTACATACCAAAAACTGACgaagattttgaaaaaattaaaacatcCTATTTGAAATGTAATcttaaacaacaacgattgaaagttgttgtcaatgat TTTAATCCACTTTGTTATGTAATTAGATTTCCTAATCTTCAATTGATGCCCTATTCATTGGATCGATATTTTATTGATCTTATATCAACGAAAATGAACTTTACCTATGATCTTATTGATGGTGAACAGAATTGGGGTCAACTTATCGGTCCAGATATATGGAAAGGATCTATTGGTCATATTTTTAATGGTACTGCCGATATTGGTATCTGCGGAATTTCGATTTCCTACCCAAGAGCACTAGCGATTCATTTTACATCGATTATAACAACTGATGAATTAGGATTTATATCTCAATCTCCAGCGGAAAAAACTCAATTATGGCTTTTTATGAAGCCTTTTTCAGTGTTATTATGGTTAATAATCTTGATAtcattttttgccattttacTAACACTTTAtttgacaacaaaatttttggatTATACTCACGATTATGGCAAAGTGCCTTCATTTGCATCAATGTCAATGAATCTTTATGCCATATTATTGAGCAAAAGTATCGATACAGATACTCGTGAGCATTATCAAATCAGAATCATTTATTTGCTCTTCATTTTAGCCATGATTGTTTTATCACCCGCTTACTGTGCCTCATTCTATTCATTATTGACAATTCCTAAATATCAAAAACCAATCGATACAATCGGTGATCTATTACAAGCAGCTCAAATGGGCTTTTACAAAATTATTACTGTACCACATGGTGCATATTATGATACATTTGTCAATTCACCAAGTGCTCTAACAACTTTACATATTATTGGTCAACATTTAAATCG caatgaaaaaatggtaGACAATGTTGTGAATGGTATCGATATTGTTCAGAATGATCCTGAAGGTCGTTACATTTATATTAATTccaaattaattttgatatttttatcgaaattgatggccaaaaaaCCATTACATGTTGGTCATGGTTCATTTGGTGCTGATTTTTTAGCCGTAGCGCTTGCTCGACATTCACCATTGAGCAATGTGATTGATCTTTA tataCAACTTACATATGAATCTGGTTTTGCCTATATTTGGTTTGCTAATATCTCAAGAAAGTTATCACATGGTCAATATCAATCCATGTTTCAATCACTTTTATCtccatcatcctcatcatcaccatcatcatcttcaacaGTGGTTCATGATGGTGTACAACTAATGCAtgtattttcaatattcttATTGTGGACCTTTGGTATCATTTGCTctgttcttgttttttctgcCGAAATTctttatgaaaaattatttaaactTCCTCATTTTTGA
- the LOC124489967 gene encoding glutamate [NMDA] receptor subunit 1 isoform X5 encodes MIFPNLQLMPYSLDRYFIDLISTKMNFTYDLIDGEQNWGQLIGPDIWKGSIGHIFNGTADIGICGISISYPRALAIHFTSIITTDELGFISQSPAEKTQLWLFMKPFSVLLWLIILISFFAILLTLYLTTKFLDYTHDYGKVPSFASMSMNLYAILLSKSIDTDTREHYQIRIIYLLFILAMIVLSPAYCASFYSLLTIPKYQKPIDTIGDLLQAAQMGFYKIITVPHGAYYDTFVNSPSALTTLHIIGQHLNRSNEKMVDNVVNGIDIVQNDPEGRYIYINSKLILIFLSKLMAKKPLHVGHGSFGADFLAVALARHSPLSNVIDLYIQLTYESGFAYIWFANISRKLSHGQYQSMFQSLLSPSSSSSPSSSSTVVHDGVQLMHVFSIFLLWTFGIICSVLVFSAEILYEKLFKLPHF; translated from the exons atgat ATTTCCTAATCTTCAATTGATGCCCTATTCATTGGATCGATATTTTATTGATCTTATATCAACGAAAATGAACTTTACCTATGATCTTATTGATGGTGAACAGAATTGGGGTCAACTTATCGGTCCAGATATATGGAAAGGATCTATTGGTCATATTTTTAATGGTACTGCCGATATTGGTATCTGCGGAATTTCGATTTCCTACCCAAGAGCACTAGCGATTCATTTTACATCGATTATAACAACTGATGAATTAGGATTTATATCTCAATCTCCAGCGGAAAAAACTCAATTATGGCTTTTTATGAAGCCTTTTTCAGTGTTATTATGGTTAATAATCTTGATAtcattttttgccattttacTAACACTTTAtttgacaacaaaatttttggatTATACTCACGATTATGGCAAAGTGCCTTCATTTGCATCAATGTCAATGAATCTTTATGCCATATTATTGAGCAAAAGTATCGATACAGATACTCGTGAGCATTATCAAATCAGAATCATTTATTTGCTCTTCATTTTAGCCATGATTGTTTTATCACCCGCTTACTGTGCCTCATTCTATTCATTATTGACAATTCCTAAATATCAAAAACCAATCGATACAATCGGTGATCTATTACAAGCAGCTCAAATGGGCTTTTACAAAATTATTACTGTACCACATGGTGCATATTATGATACATTTGTCAATTCACCAAGTGCTCTAACAACTTTACATATTATTGGTCAACATTTAAATCG aagcaatgaaaaaatggtaGACAATGTTGTGAATGGTATCGATATTGTTCAGAATGATCCTGAAGGTCGTTACATTTATATTAATTccaaattaattttgatatttttatcgaaattgatggccaaaaaaCCATTACATGTTGGTCATGGTTCATTTGGTGCTGATTTTTTAGCCGTAGCGCTTGCTCGACATTCACCATTGAGCAATGTGATTGATCTTTA tataCAACTTACATATGAATCTGGTTTTGCCTATATTTGGTTTGCTAATATCTCAAGAAAGTTATCACATGGTCAATATCAATCCATGTTTCAATCACTTTTATCtccatcatcctcatcatcaccatcatcatcttcaacaGTGGTTCATGATGGTGTACAACTAATGCAtgtattttcaatattcttATTGTGGACCTTTGGTATCATTTGCTctgttcttgttttttctgcCGAAATTctttatgaaaaattatttaaactTCCTCATTTTTGA
- the LOC124489951 gene encoding ionotropic receptor 93a-like: MIKWLKLKIFIMITFLLLFLLIINVNVNFCLPSNNVQPFSGESNLWNYLQKFKYFSSSSQKTTIILIENLHSLRSTLIIRKHLYEMDCPFDLYSNITIQELSSNLSYRKKPENRYRNVLVIFDISFIHNKDDNLDNNELWLKFTFLMQSLQIIYIKCLTCMPFLFIIFTQSHGHHEKFTNILNRLLIRLLPSADKRFRITTVVVTNSNGTDITTPTTAIHLRPIFDGCRLFNGVFMPRTRPDFEKMNISSSWKCDLNQTMLSAAINNFTPHCNFDTFILESHSIDYKMMELLSEKINFRYTLIDSEQNWGYRIGPNRSWSGSVGHLLNGSADLAMCGMSMNIDRSRVVDFTHFTVIDELTFITPFPMDEQQEFIFLQPLEIKVWFAILVSFLIILMSLYFISKSLMINDQRPSSSSMIAMNLYAIFLSKSITTFTIPRLFKIRILYLSFMLAMVVLTPTYCGSYYSFLTIVQYQKPIETIDQLIQIAQSDSHNIITLQFSSYLELFIDADPDSGTTYTIGQHMNRSHSTMATNIERGIQIVQNTTNDKRFIYIDSKMSLEISRKLFAEIPLYISEDSFGSNLIAFAFSKQSPLFRSFDFYIKIAYEAGLHEHWYRQMFRYFPAQNQQADDFILSYGSGKNRELSLIADGLQFNDLQLTFALWTIGLFGSSMSMIGEFLYRKWFIYIIFPMTDIGNL, from the exons ATGATCAAATGGTTGAAATTGAAGATTTTCATAATGATTAcgttcttattattattcttattgataataaatgttaatgtaaatttttgtttaccaTCAAACAATGTTCAACCATTTTCGGGGGAATCAAATTTATGGAATTATctacaaaaatttaaatatttttcatcgtcatcacaaaaaacgacaataattttgattgaaaatctaCATTCCTTACGTTCAACATTGATTATTCGCAAACATCTGTATGAAATGGATTGTCCATTTGATCTTTATTCGAATATTACCATACAAGAACTGAGTTCAAATTTATCGTAtcgaaaaaaaccagaaaatcGTTATCGAAATGTTCTGGTGATATTTGATATATCATTTATTCACAACaaagatgataatttggataataatgaattatgGTTAAAATTCACTTTTCTTATGCAATCATTacaaataatttatataaaatgtTTAACTTGTAtgccatttttattcataattttcaCACAATCACATGgtcatcatgaaaaatttacaaacattttgaatcgattattgatcCGATTACTACCATCAGCCGATAAAAGATTTCGAATCACTACTGTTGTTGTAACCAATTCGAATGGAACGGATATCACCACCCCCACCACTGCAATACATTTGAGGCCAATTTTTGATGGTTGTAGATTATTCAATGGTGTGTTCATGCCACGAACCAGGcctgattttgaaaaaatgaacatctcatcatcatggaaatGTGATCTTAATCAAACAATGTTGTCTGCTGCCATCAATAAT tttaccCCACATTGTAATTTCGATACATTCATATTGGAATCacattcgattgattataaaatgatggaattattatcggaaaaaataaattttcgttATACACTCATCGATTCTGAACAGAATTGGGGCTATCGTATTGGTCCGAATCGATCATGGAGTGGTTCGGTGGGTCATCTACTTAATGGTTCAGCTGATCTAGCCATGTGTGGTATGTCGATGAATATTGATCGATCAAGAGTTGTTGATTTTACTCATTTCACtgtaattgatgaattgacaTTCATAACGCCGTTTCCAATGgatgaacaacaagaatttatttttcttcaaccACTCGAAATAAAAGTTTGGTTTGCAATTTTAGTTTCATtcttgatcattttgatgtcactttattttatttcaaaatcactgatgattaatgatcaacgaccatcatcatcgtcgatgATTGCAATGAATTTATATGCCATATTTTTAAGTAAAAGTATAACAACATTCACGATTCCACGATTATTCAAGATTCGAATCCTTTATCTATCGTTTATGTTAGCAATGGTTGTCCTAACACCTACATATTGTGGTtcatattattcatttttaaccATCGTACAATATCAGAAACCGATTGaaacaatcgatcaattaattcaaattgcTCAAAGTGATAGTCATAATATAATAACATTACAATTTAGCTCATATCTagaattatttattgatgcTGATCCTGATTCCGGTACGACGTACACAATTGGTCAACATATGAATCG AAGCCATTCAACAATGGCAACAAATATTGAACGAGGAATTCAAATTGTACAAAATACTACTAATGATAAAcgtttcatttatattgattcaaaaatgtcattggaaatttcaagaaaattatttgctGAAATACCATTATATATTAGTGAAGATTCATTTGGATCAAATTTAATTGCATTCGCATTTTCCAAACAATCACCATTATTtcgttcatttgattttta CATAAAAATTGCATATGAAGCCGGATTACATGAACATTGGTACAGGCAAATGTTTCGCTATTTTCCAGCTCAAAATCAACAAGCCGATGATTTTATTCTATCTTATGGTAGTGGTAAGAATCgtgaattatcattaatcgCAGATGGACTACAATTTAATGATTTACAATTAACATTTGCGCTATGGACGATCGGATTATTTGGTTCATCAATGAGTATGATTGGCGAATTCTTATATCGGAAATggtttatttatattatctTTCCAATGACCGATATCGGAAATTTGTAA